AATAGAGCTTTTGGACCCTCTGTGGCCATCAGGTCTCTAAAAACGCTACGGATACCATGTTTGTACGTGCCTTCAGGTGCTGTAATTAATGACATTTATAGATCATTGCTaatatatttactatttacaaTTTGGTGACTCACCTGACTGAAGGCGGCTTTTAAGTACATCGAATGGCACGGCCAAAGTCCAAAACACAATGCCCGCCGTTCCGCCAGAGAGAATCGTTGATGTGGTGCTGATCTTTCCGGTGGCGGACTTCTTTCTAGCCAATTCCTGCAGGAACTCGTAGGTGACAAAGTAAAATCCGGTGGGCGAGTCTGCAAATTccaattataaattcaattatcaaTTACTATCAAGGCGAtggcaatcaatcaattaataGTTCACCTCTCAGAATGCACGCGCATGTTCCCTTGAAGAGGCTCCTAATGCCACCCTGCCTGTAAAGCTTTGCAGCTGTGTCTATGGTTCCATTGTAGAGTAGAGGTCCATTGGACACTGTTTGCGTCTGTAGAAGGACTTTAATTCGATCGGTGGGTACTGTGACTAGGGCGGAACAAACTCCGGCCAAGGCACCGGCGGCAAAGATTTGTGGGTAGGTGAGCCTAATGTGGTCATCCGTTTGGAACAATCGTTTACCCGCCGCATAGACGGCAAAGTCCACAGCATAGATGGGTGTTACTCCTACGAGGGGAGCGGATATACCTCTGTAGAATCCACGGACACCCTCATGACGAAATGTCCTGGCGGCACAATCTATGACTCCCTGGTATCTCGGCGGTTGTCCAGGCAGAGGTGTGGGCATGGTTTGAAGACGGACCTGGATTGGAACCAAAAGCATTACTTTGATTACATTAGTAACCACAGTTTTGGAGCTCACCTTTATTGTGTCCAAGGGATGGCCAACGAGCACATTGCACATGCCTCCCACTCCGCCCGCTATAAAGGACTTAACGGGATTGGATTTCTTTTGCGTTGTGATTTCGACCTCCTCCATTGCGGAATTAAAACTATTTACGTAAACACAGCGAGAAATTCCGTCAGCTTCTGAATGAAGCACACGTGCTTAAAGATTGCTGGCTTCCAGATGGTTGCTATCGCTTGGTAATCTGCTTGCTGCTCGGTTGCTGACCTATGATAATGATGTGTGGTTCCGTATAGCGAGGTATTATAACTTCCATGATCAATTGTGCCTCTTAtctatttcaaatatttcattagcCTTCCCAAAATTGCAGAGGGAACAGCTGATTTGGTTATCATGTTAACTTAACATGCAGTTATCGATTGCAGTCTCTGGTATGACAGGTTAATCGAAACAtggagcaaaatatttataaatttattatcgCGATCCAAACTTAATCGTACAACCAACATCTATTTCGCCCTGTACAATATTgtcaaatttaatgaattgaaTTGTTGGACAATGACCTGAAAAATAACATACATTTCAAATTTTCCGTTCGATTACACAGCCTATCGATTAACACACGATTAACACAGCACGATTCCAAATTTCGATCGACATTCCCAGCGAAACGCGGGCGACGGCCACACActtcttttattaataaagCGATAAAAGTAAATGGTTAACAATTGTGGCTAGCAAAGGTGGGTGGCCAAGTATCTTCTGGCGCAGTGCGGGTTGGGCCAGTACAGTGGAACCACTTTCCCAGTTTCCGTGGAAAAGAACGAAACCTGTAACTTTTGCTGTGACCTGAcgacgaagaagaagagcaaCCCACGGAGAactgccacaacaacaacaacaaaaacgagaACGACATTAGCAGCAGGCCAAATTGTTGcgtattgttttttgttttttcagtAGGGTTCTTGGGTGCGAAATTCGTGAAAAAAGTGTGGTTGCCAACATACGCATAACTTATGTCTGATAAAAGTGCAAAGGAATCATGTATCAGTAAGAGTgcgagctgcagcagcaggcgcaagAGAAGGAAGTGAGCGAAAACGCAAACGAAACCCGAAGTATATATTCTAGCACCAATCGAGCAACGTGCTTTGTTGAACGATGTCCCATGGCGAGGATGTGTTAGACAACTGGGAGGAAATCGACGAGGCTGGGGTGAGTGCCACGCGACTAGATTGAACATCTTACCTGATAACCGATGGAACACCCCTCTTTTTCCCCAGCTATCCCTGACTCTGCAAACAAAGCTGCAGGCGAGCGATCCACCTGTCcacaaaatgaaattgctcCAAAGGCCGCAGAGCCTACAGGAGTCCTCACCAATCCTCAGCAGCGGCGGTGGTGGAAGCGGGGGCGGGAATCCCCCGCCAAGGCAGATCACCATTGCCCGGAACCCCCAGCCACCGCCAGCAGAGGTTGATCCGTCtgcccagctgcagcagcagctgcccgTCATGATGGTGCTGCACAAGTCGTCCAATGACTACGATTCGGCCACCTATTCCACACCCACCAGCAACCAAACCGTCAAGATACTGCGACGACCCGCCCAGGCGGAGGAGCGGCGGGACACCAACGGGATGCGACCGAAGCAGCCCATCAAGACGCTCAAGCAGCGCGAACAGGAGTACGCCGAGGCCAGGCTGCGCATCCTGGGCGCTGCCAAAAACCCAGAGGATGACAAGCCGTTAGTAATTATAACATACCAGGCTAAAATGTCCAAATTTgcctattattttattaatgttgGTGCCAAATATGACCTATCGGGGTATTGATTAGCTTTACTCATTTATCTTGACAGAAACCAACTATAGTTCATATTTTGTTGATAATCTTAGACTTTCACTCAGAAGTTCACAATGGTGACTCCTTTATTACGCATAATATGAATAATTTTCAGcgttctaaatattttgttgatatttaaatatttcagagaattatatataatttataggGACATCTTAACAGAAACCCTTTTAATAAGAGATGTCTACATATGTCTTATTTTTAGGACCACTCCCAGCGCGCCAGCTGTCAATAGCAGCAGTGGGACTGCTCCGGCCGCGGCGCCGCCTGCCACTCCCCCATCTgctaacagcaacaacaacgtcATCAACAACAATAGTAACCATCCAGGAGCCGGAATGCACCGCTCGAGTTCTGCGCCGAAGATGTCCCAAGTGACGCCGATGTATAATAACTACAACAGCTACTTCCAGGGGCCGCACAATCAGCCTGGCCTTAACTATTACTATCCGCATAACccgcaacatcagcagcaacagcagcagcagcagtcgcccTCGATGCAGAATCATTTCAACCAACGCCTGCCGCCGTACGGAGGCGGAGGACCGGGAATGGGCGGTGTTGGGATGCAGGCTCAGGTGCCTCCCCAGTCCTCGCCCAATCCGCAGCAGAGCT
This genomic stretch from Drosophila teissieri strain GT53w chromosome 2L, Prin_Dtei_1.1, whole genome shotgun sequence harbors:
- the LOC122625924 gene encoding mitochondrial magnesium exporter 1, coding for MEEVEITTQKKSNPVKSFIAGGVGGMCNVLVGHPLDTIKVRLQTMPTPLPGQPPRYQGVIDCAARTFRHEGVRGFYRGISAPLVGVTPIYAVDFAVYAAGKRLFQTDDHIRLTYPQIFAAGALAGVCSALVTVPTDRIKVLLQTQTVSNGPLLYNGTIDTAAKLYRQGGIRSLFKGTCACILRDSPTGFYFVTYEFLQELARKKSATGKISTTSTILSGGTAGIVFWTLAVPFDVLKSRLQSAPEGTYKHGIRSVFRDLMATEGPKALFRGILPILLRAFPSTAAVFFGVELTNDLLKA
- the LOC122625923 gene encoding trithorax group protein osa; translated protein: MSHGEDVLDNWEEIDEAGLSLTLQTKLQASDPPVHKMKLLQRPQSLQESSPILSSGGGGSGGGNPPPRQITIARNPQPPPAEVDPSAQLQQQLPVMMVLHKSSNDYDSATYSTPTSNQTVKILRRPAQAEERRDTNGMRPKQPIKTLKQREQEYAEARLRILGAAKNPEDDKPTTPSAPAVNSSSGTAPAAAPPATPPSANSNNNVINNNSNHPGAGMHRSSSAPKMSQVTPMYNNYNSYFQGPHNQPGLNYYYPHNPQHQQQQQQQQSPSMQNHFNQRLPPYGGGGPGMGGVGMQAQVPPQSSPNPQQSWSPVVGGSVSAALLRQQSLQSPQQHQHQQQNQQQLGQHPHPFNDLVLRLPKGPCPNGSIGFQMRR